From Mycobacterium cookii:
GGTTGCCGAGGTTAATTGGTCCTGGCTCGCTGGAATCCAGCATCGCCAGGATCCCATGAACCAGGTCGTCCACATAGCAAAGGCTTCGGGTCTGTGTACCGTCGCCGAAAACGGTCAGGGGTCTGGAATTCAGGGCCTGGTCAATGAAACTGGAGACAACGCGCCCGTCATCGGGGCGCATCCGAGGGCCGTAAGTGTTGAAAATCCGCAGAATTCCGGTGTCTGCGCCACAGTAGGTGCGGTATGCCGTCGTCAACGCCTCTGCGTATCGTTTGGCCTCGTCGTAGACACTTCGTGGTCCGGCGGGATTGACGTTGCCCCAATATTCTTCTGGCTGCGGGTGAATCAGGGGTTCACCATAAACTTCACTGGTTGACGCGAGGATGAAGCGTGCGGATTTGGCGACGGCGAACTCGAGCACATTCCGCGTTCCCTCCGACCCCGTCCGCAGAGTGAAGATGGGCCTATCCAGGTATGCGGACGGCGACGCAGGGCTGGCGAGGTGAATCACACCGTCGAACCTGCCGTAGATGTCAACGGGCTCAAGGACGCTCGCCTCGATGAGTGAAAATTTGGCAGACGTAGCGAGATGCTCGATGTTGGTGCGCCAGCCGGTTGAGAGATCGTCCAGGCATACAACCGTATGGTCGTGGGCGATCAGCAGATCGCACAGATGTGATCCGAGGAACCCTGCCCCACCGGTAACGAGGACTCTCACGGCTTTTCCCCCTGCGGTTGCGTTTGCCTTAGTTGCGGCACCATCATGGACGCCCGAAGCCCCGGTAATTCCAGCCCGCCGCACGCCAACACAGCGGGTCAAGGCAATTACGCGCATCGACGACGCGCTTCGATCCGGTTACCGTTTCGAGTTCTTCCGGTTGCAGTGCCCGAAATTCA
This genomic window contains:
- a CDS encoding UDP-glucuronic acid decarboxylase family protein, which gives rise to MRVLVTGGAGFLGSHLCDLLIAHDHTVVCLDDLSTGWRTNIEHLATSAKFSLIEASVLEPVDIYGRFDGVIHLASPASPSAYLDRPIFTLRTGSEGTRNVLEFAVAKSARFILASTSEVYGEPLIHPQPEEYWGNVNPAGPRSVYDEAKRYAEALTTAYRTYCGADTGILRIFNTYGPRMRPDDGRVVSSFIDQALNSRPLTVFGDGTQTRSLCYVDDLVHGILAMLDSSEPGPINLGNPVELSVVEIAELVLELSGSSSRIELHPLPQDDPTRRRPDITRARDRLGWNPQVSVREGIARTVEWHVKEVEKLAS